From the genome of Muricauda sp. SCSIO 64092, one region includes:
- a CDS encoding FAD-binding and (Fe-S)-binding domain-containing protein codes for MNKSSLFSLSQELKGELMYDDLTKSIYATDASVYRKIPLAVAYPKNGDDLKKLVLFATGNKVGLIPRSAGTSLAGQCVGDGIIVDTSRYLTKILHLDKEKQQVVVQPGVVRDELNRFLKPHGLFFGPDTSTSNRCMIGGMVGNNSSGTTSIQYGVTRDKVVALKAVLSDGNEVSFGEVTQTGFRTKAAQKDLEGQLYAKLEAELSNQEIVAEIEREFPSPKIHRRNTGYAVDELLKNEVFGDSKKAFNFCKLLCGSEGTLAITTEITLQLDALPPEYAAMVCTQYHTLEDCLADVAPVMQHQLHLCEMMDKVILDCTKNNRQQLENRFFVEGDPAAILMLEVKADSIEGREKAVTDLLGTTDKTGRSYASPVLYDGDIQKAIELRKAGLGLLGNIVGDRKAVACIEDTAVALDDLKDFIAEFTAIMEGYRQQAVYYAHAGAGELHLRPILNLKKSDDVALFRKITTEVAHLTKKYNGSFSGEHGDGIVRAEFIPLMIGNKNYELLRRIKSYFDPNNIFNPGKIVDPFPMDQSLRYDIDRKEPEIKTLLDFSDSEGILRATEKCNGSGDCRKSHEMKGGMCPSYHATKNEKDTTRARANALREFLTNSEKPNRFDHKELKAVFDLCISCKACASECPSNVDVASLKSEFQYQYQEANGYSLRSKLFAHNTKINSLASRISGMTNLVYGSPIGTLLKKATGVAKERSLPKVYRFDFQKFLDKLPQIENGREVVLYLDEFTTYLDVEVGRDAIRLLHQLGYKIHLFYAESGRTYLSKGFLKEAKKLAETNLEKIAPYIKKQLPILGIEPSAILSFRDEYKRLVSASNDLRELGENSFLIEEFLAREIEEGHISDLMFTSEKKEIKIHGHCHQKALSNQKVTFDILNLPKNYKVTIIPSGCCGMAGSFGYEKEHYDVSMSIGELKLFPAVRKSSPQTIIAANGTSCRHQIFDGTGKKALHPVTILREALLVQ; via the coding sequence TTGAATAAATCTTCACTTTTTTCACTTTCCCAAGAACTGAAAGGGGAGTTAATGTATGATGACCTCACAAAATCCATCTATGCAACGGACGCTTCCGTGTACCGAAAAATTCCTTTGGCGGTCGCCTACCCAAAAAATGGGGATGATCTAAAAAAACTGGTCCTTTTTGCCACTGGGAACAAAGTGGGGTTGATTCCAAGGTCGGCGGGAACGTCTTTGGCCGGTCAATGTGTTGGTGATGGCATCATAGTGGATACCTCCAGATATCTGACCAAGATTCTCCATTTGGACAAGGAAAAACAACAAGTAGTTGTACAACCTGGCGTGGTCAGGGATGAACTAAATCGGTTTTTAAAACCCCACGGTCTGTTCTTTGGACCGGATACTTCTACCTCAAATCGTTGTATGATAGGTGGTATGGTGGGCAATAACAGTTCCGGGACCACATCGATCCAATATGGGGTAACACGGGACAAAGTAGTGGCCTTGAAGGCGGTGCTTTCCGATGGAAATGAAGTGTCCTTTGGGGAAGTTACCCAAACCGGGTTCCGTACCAAAGCCGCACAGAAGGACTTGGAGGGACAACTGTACGCCAAGTTGGAAGCGGAGCTTTCAAATCAAGAAATTGTGGCTGAAATCGAAAGAGAGTTCCCCAGTCCTAAAATACATCGTCGAAATACGGGGTATGCCGTGGATGAATTGCTCAAGAATGAAGTTTTTGGGGACTCAAAAAAGGCCTTTAATTTTTGCAAGTTGCTGTGTGGTAGTGAGGGCACTTTGGCAATTACCACTGAAATCACACTTCAATTGGACGCACTCCCCCCGGAATATGCGGCCATGGTATGTACCCAATACCATACTTTGGAAGACTGTCTGGCCGATGTGGCCCCAGTAATGCAACACCAACTCCATCTATGTGAAATGATGGACAAGGTAATTTTGGATTGCACCAAAAACAACCGACAACAACTGGAAAATCGCTTTTTTGTGGAAGGGGACCCTGCGGCCATCCTAATGCTGGAAGTGAAGGCAGATTCCATTGAAGGGCGGGAGAAAGCGGTTACCGATCTATTGGGAACCACTGATAAAACGGGACGTAGCTATGCCAGTCCGGTTTTATATGACGGCGATATCCAAAAAGCCATAGAATTGCGAAAGGCGGGTCTTGGCCTTTTGGGAAACATCGTAGGGGATAGAAAAGCGGTAGCGTGTATTGAGGACACAGCGGTGGCCCTGGACGATCTAAAGGATTTCATCGCGGAGTTCACGGCAATTATGGAGGGGTATCGCCAGCAAGCCGTGTACTATGCCCATGCCGGTGCCGGAGAACTCCATTTAAGGCCCATTTTAAATCTTAAGAAATCGGATGATGTGGCACTGTTCCGCAAGATTACCACCGAGGTTGCCCATTTAACCAAAAAGTATAATGGAAGTTTTAGTGGGGAACATGGCGACGGTATTGTCAGGGCGGAGTTTATTCCCTTAATGATCGGCAACAAGAACTACGAACTCCTCAGACGCATTAAATCCTACTTTGATCCCAACAATATTTTTAATCCCGGAAAAATTGTTGACCCTTTCCCAATGGACCAATCATTGCGATATGATATCGATAGGAAAGAACCTGAAATCAAGACATTACTTGATTTTTCGGATAGTGAAGGTATTCTTAGGGCTACGGAAAAGTGCAATGGGAGTGGGGATTGCAGAAAATCCCATGAAATGAAGGGTGGGATGTGTCCCAGCTACCATGCCACTAAAAATGAAAAGGATACCACTAGGGCCAGGGCAAATGCCTTACGGGAGTTTTTAACCAACTCGGAAAAACCCAACCGTTTTGACCATAAGGAATTAAAGGCCGTTTTTGATCTATGTATCAGCTGCAAGGCCTGTGCCAGCGAATGTCCCAGTAATGTGGATGTGGCCAGTTTAAAATCGGAATTCCAATACCAATACCAGGAAGCCAACGGATATTCGCTTCGTTCCAAGCTTTTTGCTCATAACACCAAGATCAATAGCTTGGCCAGCAGGATATCCGGTATGACCAATCTCGTTTATGGTTCACCAATAGGAACCCTGCTGAAAAAAGCTACGGGCGTGGCCAAGGAACGTTCGCTTCCAAAGGTATATCGGTTTGATTTTCAGAAATTCCTGGATAAACTTCCCCAAATTGAAAACGGAAGGGAAGTGGTGCTCTACCTCGATGAATTTACTACGTATCTGGATGTTGAAGTGGGACGGGATGCAATTCGATTGTTACATCAACTGGGCTATAAAATCCATCTGTTTTATGCCGAAAGTGGCCGTACCTACCTTTCCAAAGGTTTTTTAAAGGAAGCCAAAAAATTGGCCGAGACCAATCTTGAAAAGATTGCGCCCTACATAAAAAAGCAGCTTCCAATTTTGGGAATTGAACCTTCTGCAATACTCTCTTTTAGGGACGAATACAAACGATTGGTCAGCGCATCAAATGACTTAAGGGAATTGGGTGAAAATTCATTTTTAATAGAAGAATTTTTAGCCAGGGAAATAGAGGAAGGACATATTTCGGACCTTATGTTTACTTCGGAAAAGAAAGAAATAAAAATTCACGGACATTGTCATCAAAAAGCGCTTTCCAACCAAAAAGTTACTTTTGATATCCTGAACCTTCCCAAAAATTACAAAGTAACCATTATCCCTTCCGGATGCTGTGGAATGGCAGGTTCCTTTGGCTATGAGAAGGAGCATTATGACGTAAGCATGTCCATAGGGGAGCTTAAATTGTTTCCTGCGGTCAGAAAATCGTCACCCCAAACCATTATAGCGGCAAATGGCACCAGTTGTAGGCATCAGATTTTTGATGGTACGGGAAAAAAGGCGCTACATCCCGTCACTATTCTCCGTGAAGCCTTGCTTGTCCAGTGA
- a CDS encoding TlpA disulfide reductase family protein, which translates to MKKFVVGLLVTVLFAACNSTPEGYVLNGELRGDVENGTKVFLKTADSLRRALVDIDTATVENGQFTFLGNSDVPQMYYLFVDGIRGNSPVIMENGEITFKAQVDSLIFAEVKGTPQNNLFMDYLEESRRLGSMSKTMNDDFRKASLAKDTATVEALRAEYFELQERAKDFELDFVKAHPDALISALILEKIMASKVLPFDEVQSLYEALTPEVKDSKPGKRMEKELEKAKTTAIGTKAPEFSGPTPNGEQLALNDVKGKLTLIDFWAAWCKPCRMENPNIVSVYEKYKDKGLNVVGVSLDRKKEDWINAIESDGLSWNHVSHLQYFNDPIAQMYQVNAIPAAFLLDENGVIVAKNLRGPALEQKVAELLN; encoded by the coding sequence ATGAAAAAATTTGTTGTAGGTCTTCTGGTTACCGTTCTTTTTGCGGCTTGTAATTCCACTCCCGAAGGATATGTGCTCAATGGCGAATTGCGGGGGGATGTAGAGAATGGCACAAAGGTCTTTTTAAAAACTGCCGATTCCCTAAGAAGGGCATTGGTAGACATTGATACCGCCACCGTGGAAAATGGGCAATTTACCTTTTTGGGTAATTCGGATGTTCCCCAAATGTATTATCTGTTTGTTGATGGAATTAGGGGCAATTCCCCAGTGATTATGGAAAATGGGGAAATTACCTTTAAAGCACAAGTGGACAGTCTCATCTTTGCTGAAGTAAAAGGTACCCCCCAAAACAATTTGTTCATGGATTATCTGGAAGAATCCAGAAGATTGGGTTCCATGTCCAAAACAATGAACGATGATTTTAGGAAAGCCAGCCTTGCCAAGGATACGGCTACGGTTGAGGCACTACGGGCCGAGTATTTTGAACTGCAGGAGAGAGCAAAGGATTTTGAACTGGATTTTGTTAAGGCGCATCCGGATGCACTGATATCTGCCTTGATTTTGGAAAAAATAATGGCATCGAAGGTGTTGCCCTTTGATGAGGTTCAAAGCCTTTATGAAGCCCTTACCCCAGAAGTTAAAGACTCCAAACCTGGGAAGCGCATGGAAAAAGAACTGGAAAAGGCAAAAACTACGGCCATAGGCACCAAAGCTCCCGAGTTTTCGGGACCTACACCCAACGGGGAACAATTGGCCCTGAACGATGTTAAGGGAAAATTGACCTTAATCGATTTTTGGGCCGCATGGTGCAAGCCGTGCCGGATGGAAAACCCCAATATTGTCTCCGTCTATGAAAAATACAAGGATAAAGGACTTAATGTGGTTGGTGTTTCCCTAGATCGAAAAAAGGAAGACTGGATAAATGCCATAGAAAGTGACGGATTGTCCTGGAACCATGTATCCCATCTTCAATATTTTAACGATCCCATTGCACAGATGTACCAGGTAAATGCCATACCGGCTGCTTTTTTATTGGATGAAAATGGGGTCATTGTTGCCAAAAACCTGCGCGGGCCGGCCCTGGAGCAGAAAGTTGCGGAGCTTTTGAATTAA
- a CDS encoding rhomboid family intramembrane serine protease — translation MYNLHMATIAIIAANFLVSVKGFNDRAFFERYKFSIGAVNGGQRERTVTSGFLHVDFSHLLFNMITLFFFANVVITWFGPSKFVIMYFISLLAGSLLALFFHKDEPYYSAVGASGAVTGILYAAILLQPDMRLGIMFIPIPLPAYVLGIGYLLYSIYGMKSRIGNIGHSAHFGGAIGGYVTTLIFKPSLLATDTLMVILLAVPIIILFVLEKAGKL, via the coding sequence ATGTACAACTTGCATATGGCTACGATAGCCATTATTGCCGCCAATTTTCTCGTATCTGTAAAAGGGTTTAACGATCGTGCTTTTTTTGAACGCTACAAGTTCAGTATTGGTGCCGTAAATGGTGGACAACGCGAACGCACGGTCACTTCCGGTTTTTTACACGTGGATTTTTCCCATTTGTTGTTCAACATGATTACCTTATTTTTTTTCGCCAATGTGGTCATCACCTGGTTTGGCCCTTCCAAGTTTGTGATCATGTATTTCATCAGTCTGCTTGCGGGCAGCCTTTTGGCCTTGTTTTTTCATAAGGACGAACCCTACTACAGTGCGGTAGGCGCCAGTGGCGCCGTTACGGGTATTCTGTACGCTGCTATTTTATTGCAACCGGATATGCGTTTGGGCATTATGTTCATACCCATTCCATTACCGGCCTATGTGTTGGGTATCGGCTATTTGTTGTATTCCATTTATGGAATGAAAAGCAGGATTGGCAATATTGGTCATAGCGCCCATTTTGGTGGGGCAATAGGGGGGTACGTGACCACATTGATCTTTAAGCCTTCGTTATTGGCAACGGATACATTAATGGTCATCTTATTGGCAGTACCCATTATTATTCTTTTCGTTTTGGAGAAAGCGGGAAAATTATAA
- a CDS encoding lysophospholipid acyltransferase family protein → MQLLVYLLAYPLLWLVSRLPFGLLHFISDALYPLIYNVIGYRKKVVRENLSLVFPDKTESERLSIEKGFFKHMCDMFLEMVKTIGISNKQLQKRFVFTNLEVLHQLEKKGKSVMLMFPHYASWEWVIALDAHIKSKGYAIYLPIQNKYFDKLVRDIREKFGTTLITTKTTRAIVSKNRKEGQLSMYGILSDQSPMISKAQHFTDFMGITVPVHVGAEDLCKNLDLPAVYLKVTKRKRGHYEGSFKLLAEHPRDYTDFAITDMFLNEVEKSIQEKPEFYFWTHKRWKHRNKVPTKYLDISKNQ, encoded by the coding sequence ATGCAATTACTGGTTTATCTCTTGGCCTATCCCCTGCTGTGGTTGGTTTCAAGACTTCCATTCGGCTTATTGCACTTCATCTCGGACGCGTTGTACCCCTTGATTTACAATGTCATCGGTTATCGTAAAAAAGTGGTGCGTGAAAACCTATCCCTGGTCTTTCCCGATAAGACTGAGTCCGAACGCCTTTCCATTGAAAAGGGCTTCTTTAAACATATGTGCGATATGTTTCTCGAAATGGTAAAAACCATTGGCATATCCAATAAACAATTACAGAAAAGATTTGTTTTTACCAATTTGGAAGTTTTGCACCAACTTGAGAAAAAGGGTAAAAGTGTTATGCTGATGTTTCCCCATTATGCAAGTTGGGAATGGGTCATTGCACTCGATGCCCATATCAAATCCAAAGGTTATGCCATTTATTTGCCCATTCAAAACAAGTACTTTGACAAATTGGTAAGGGATATTCGGGAAAAATTTGGTACTACCTTGATCACTACAAAAACGACGAGGGCCATTGTCTCCAAAAACAGAAAAGAAGGGCAATTAAGCATGTACGGTATTTTAAGCGATCAATCCCCTATGATCAGTAAGGCACAACATTTTACGGATTTTATGGGAATAACCGTTCCCGTGCATGTTGGTGCGGAGGACTTGTGCAAAAATCTGGATTTACCGGCCGTATACTTGAAAGTAACCAAAAGGAAAAGGGGTCATTACGAGGGTAGTTTTAAGCTGCTGGCGGAACATCCCAGGGATTATACCGATTTTGCAATTACGGATATGTTTTTAAACGAGGTGGAAAAATCCATACAGGAAAAACCTGAATTTTACTTTTGGACACATAAAAGATGGAAGCATCGGAATAAAGTTCCGACAAAATACCTGGACATTTCCAAAAACCAGTGA
- a CDS encoding alpha/beta fold hydrolase, with product MRTSPRKTKLFFAEKNIAFVDSAVRIKNRTIRYIQTGSTDKQTLVFVHGSPGSWDAWKSYLSDTVLLKHFRMIAPDRPGFGFSNFRKSSNLDEQALLLNALVSQLKNGEVTTLVGHSYGGPLIVKMALQNPSLFHNLYILAGAVDPEAEKPEKWRKPLTWVPLKYLVPGALKPSNDEIWMLKKDLWNMKPGLAALYQNTVIIHGTKDKLVPYSNVDFMQKEFVNVSNLEVIRIEDENHFIVWNREGLIKEKLLDLVK from the coding sequence ATGCGAACTTCCCCAAGAAAGACCAAACTATTTTTTGCTGAAAAGAATATCGCCTTTGTCGATTCCGCGGTACGGATTAAAAATCGCACCATACGTTATATACAGACCGGGAGTACGGACAAACAGACCCTCGTTTTCGTTCATGGCTCACCGGGAAGCTGGGATGCCTGGAAATCATACCTTAGTGATACCGTCCTGCTTAAACACTTTAGGATGATTGCCCCCGATCGTCCCGGTTTTGGGTTCAGCAATTTCCGAAAAAGCTCAAATTTGGATGAACAGGCCCTATTGTTAAATGCGCTTGTCAGCCAACTTAAGAATGGGGAAGTCACCACTTTGGTGGGGCATTCCTATGGAGGGCCTTTAATTGTAAAAATGGCCCTTCAAAACCCCAGTCTGTTCCATAACCTATATATTCTTGCGGGCGCTGTGGATCCAGAAGCCGAAAAACCTGAAAAATGGCGAAAGCCCTTGACCTGGGTGCCTTTGAAGTATTTGGTCCCGGGGGCCCTAAAACCTTCCAATGATGAGATTTGGATGCTAAAAAAAGATTTGTGGAACATGAAACCGGGATTGGCCGCCTTATACCAAAACACCGTTATTATCCACGGTACCAAGGACAAATTGGTTCCCTACAGCAATGTGGATTTTATGCAAAAGGAATTTGTGAACGTCTCCAACCTGGAAGTCATCCGAATTGAAGATGAAAACCATTTTATCGTATGGAACCGTGAAGGGTTGATTAAAGAAAAACTATTGGATTTGGTCAAATAG
- a CDS encoding formate--tetrahydrofolate ligase yields MKDIDIARQVDLKPITAIAEKLGVPVAQIEPYGKDKAKIPVELIDHDKVGQSNLILVSAISPTPAGEGKTTMSIGLTEGLNRLGKKATVVLREPSLGPVFGIKGGATGGGYSQVLPMEDINLHFTGDFAAIEKAHNLLSALIDNNIQSKTASLNLDPRTISWKRVVDMNDRSLRHVIVGLGGTASGIPRETGFDITAASEIMAILCLANDLKDLKKRLGSIFVGYTFEGQPLYARDLKAEGAMTVLLKDAIKPNLVQTIEGNPAIIHGGPFANIAQGTNSVIATRMGMTFSEYTVTEAGFGFDLGAEKFFDIKCQSAGLSPKAVVLTTTIRALKYHGGQALTDLKEPNTEALQKGISNLEKHVENIKQFNVEPIIAINRFVTDSDDEIALIQSTAKALGVRVALAEVWAKGGEGALDLAKHVVEVCQGANTTFTPMYDWKDSIMAKIEKIATSIYGAEHVDYSVQAKKDLRKIKNLELEHLPVCIAKTQKSLSDNPKLLGRPKDFIITVREIEIAAGAGFVIPITGNIMRMPGLPAKPASEHIDIDNEGNVSGLF; encoded by the coding sequence ATGAAAGATATCGATATTGCCCGCCAAGTGGATTTAAAACCCATTACGGCCATTGCGGAAAAGTTAGGTGTTCCTGTTGCGCAAATTGAACCTTATGGTAAGGATAAGGCCAAGATTCCGGTAGAGCTGATAGACCATGACAAAGTGGGACAATCCAACTTGATCCTGGTTTCTGCCATTTCCCCTACCCCTGCAGGTGAAGGAAAGACGACCATGTCCATTGGTCTTACCGAAGGCCTGAACCGGTTGGGGAAAAAAGCGACCGTAGTACTTCGGGAACCTTCATTGGGACCGGTGTTTGGAATCAAAGGAGGGGCTACCGGCGGAGGCTACTCCCAAGTATTGCCCATGGAGGACATCAACCTTCATTTTACCGGGGATTTTGCGGCAATTGAAAAAGCCCACAATCTCCTATCTGCATTGATTGACAACAATATCCAAAGTAAAACGGCTTCCTTAAACCTGGATCCCAGGACCATTTCGTGGAAACGGGTAGTGGATATGAACGACCGATCCTTACGCCACGTAATCGTTGGTCTGGGAGGAACAGCTTCGGGAATTCCAAGGGAAACCGGATTTGATATCACGGCAGCTTCTGAAATCATGGCCATCCTTTGCCTGGCCAACGATTTGAAGGATCTTAAAAAGCGTCTCGGTTCCATTTTTGTTGGCTACACCTTTGAGGGACAGCCCCTTTATGCCAGGGATTTGAAAGCCGAAGGGGCCATGACCGTACTTCTTAAAGACGCCATAAAGCCCAATTTGGTTCAAACCATTGAAGGAAATCCGGCCATTATCCATGGCGGGCCCTTTGCGAACATCGCCCAAGGTACCAACTCGGTCATTGCCACCAGAATGGGAATGACTTTTTCGGAGTATACGGTGACCGAAGCCGGTTTCGGATTCGATTTGGGTGCCGAAAAGTTCTTTGACATTAAATGTCAAAGTGCGGGACTCTCCCCAAAGGCAGTGGTGTTGACCACCACCATCCGCGCATTAAAATATCATGGTGGGCAGGCCTTGACCGATTTAAAGGAACCCAACACGGAAGCACTTCAAAAAGGGATTTCCAATTTGGAAAAGCATGTGGAGAACATTAAACAGTTCAACGTGGAGCCCATTATTGCCATTAATCGTTTTGTCACCGATAGTGATGATGAAATCGCCCTTATTCAATCAACGGCAAAAGCGTTGGGGGTCCGCGTAGCCTTGGCCGAGGTCTGGGCAAAAGGTGGCGAAGGCGCATTGGATTTGGCCAAACATGTGGTGGAGGTGTGCCAAGGGGCGAATACTACGTTTACGCCCATGTATGATTGGAAGGATTCCATTATGGCCAAAATTGAAAAAATTGCCACCTCCATTTATGGCGCAGAACATGTGGATTATAGCGTACAGGCAAAAAAGGACCTAAGAAAAATCAAGAATTTGGAATTGGAGCATTTGCCCGTTTGTATCGCAAAGACCCAAAAATCGCTCTCGGACAATCCCAAACTATTGGGAAGGCCCAAAGATTTTATTATTACCGTTCGTGAAATTGAGATTGCCGCCGGTGCTGGATTTGTAATCCCCATTACCGGAAATATCATGCGGATGCCCGGATTGCCCGCTAAACCGGCATCAGAACATATTGACATTGATAATGAAGGAAATGTTTCAGGCCTATTTTAG
- a CDS encoding YybH family protein, with the protein MKNIVSLFLVLPFFFLHSQETQVSEEIMESIKKQVWTPFMEAYAELDAKKLKSIHATDIFRVTIDQNAVRTGEAYLDEFGGFLEQVKDRNGQLGIAFAILTTAIDSSGDLAYQTGYYEFSSRGENDPNLVVRGYGHFNVGLRKTNGVWKLFLDSDKRIDITKAEFEGQEIVYRLKP; encoded by the coding sequence ATGAAAAATATCGTATCCCTATTTCTAGTACTACCCTTCTTCTTTCTACACTCCCAGGAAACACAGGTATCAGAAGAAATCATGGAATCCATAAAAAAACAGGTTTGGACCCCTTTTATGGAAGCTTATGCGGAACTGGACGCGAAAAAACTAAAATCAATACATGCCACGGATATCTTTCGTGTCACCATCGATCAAAATGCAGTACGGACGGGTGAGGCTTATCTGGATGAATTTGGGGGCTTTTTGGAACAAGTGAAGGATCGTAATGGTCAATTGGGAATTGCCTTTGCCATCTTGACCACTGCCATTGACAGTTCTGGTGATTTGGCCTATCAAACCGGATACTATGAATTTAGTTCACGAGGTGAAAACGACCCGAACTTAGTAGTTAGGGGCTATGGCCATTTTAACGTTGGATTGCGAAAGACCAATGGGGTTTGGAAACTTTTTCTGGATTCGGATAAAAGAATCGATATTACCAAAGCTGAATTTGAAGGGCAGGAAATCGTATATCGGTTAAAGCCGTAA
- the glmM gene encoding phosphoglucosamine mutase encodes MTLIKSISGIRGTIGGNTGDNLTPIDTVKFAAAYGAWLKDHTQRENLKVVIGRDARLSGEMIQNLVISTLIGLGIDVVDLGLSTTPTVEIAVPLKKADGGIILTASHNPKQWNALKLLNEKGEFLDATEGAKILDLAEKEDFYFAEVDDLGTITKNDTFIEKHIEEVLDLRLVDAETIRKGGFKVVVDGVNSTGGIAIPRLLKHLGVEVVELYCEPTGHFPHNPEPLKEHLGDICKKVVEEKADFGIVVDPDVDRLAFISNDGEMFGEEYTLVACADYVLGKTKGNTVSNLSSSRALRDVTEKHGGSYEAAAVGEVNVVAKMKATNAVIGGEGNGGIIYPESHYGRDALVGTALFLMLLSEREGTVAELRASYPAYFMSKKKIQLTPDLDVDALLEAMYNKYKHEDISTVDGVKIDFPENWVHLRKSNTEPIIRIYTEAKSQAEADGLADRIIEEIKGIAGI; translated from the coding sequence ATGACACTGATCAAATCCATTTCAGGAATTCGGGGAACCATTGGTGGGAATACCGGGGATAATCTGACCCCAATCGATACTGTAAAGTTTGCTGCCGCCTATGGCGCATGGTTGAAGGATCATACCCAAAGGGAAAATCTTAAGGTGGTGATTGGCCGTGATGCCCGACTTTCCGGTGAAATGATTCAAAATTTGGTCATATCAACTTTGATTGGTCTCGGAATTGATGTTGTGGATCTGGGATTGTCCACAACACCTACGGTAGAAATTGCTGTTCCCCTGAAAAAGGCCGATGGTGGGATTATCCTAACCGCCAGCCATAATCCCAAACAATGGAATGCCCTAAAACTTTTAAACGAAAAGGGTGAGTTTTTGGATGCAACCGAGGGTGCCAAAATCCTGGACCTGGCGGAAAAGGAGGATTTCTATTTTGCGGAGGTGGATGACTTGGGAACCATTACCAAAAATGACACCTTTATTGAGAAGCATATTGAAGAAGTTCTGGACCTGCGTCTGGTTGATGCGGAAACCATTCGCAAAGGCGGATTTAAGGTGGTTGTTGATGGTGTAAACTCTACTGGAGGTATTGCCATCCCCAGACTTTTAAAACATCTTGGCGTGGAGGTTGTGGAACTCTATTGCGAACCCACCGGGCATTTTCCCCATAATCCAGAACCCTTAAAGGAACATTTGGGGGATATCTGTAAAAAAGTGGTAGAGGAAAAAGCTGATTTTGGCATCGTTGTGGATCCCGATGTGGATCGTCTTGCTTTTATAAGCAATGATGGCGAGATGTTCGGTGAGGAATATACTTTGGTGGCGTGTGCAGATTACGTGCTGGGTAAGACCAAAGGCAATACCGTGTCCAACCTTTCTTCTTCCCGTGCCTTACGGGATGTGACCGAGAAACATGGCGGAAGTTATGAGGCCGCTGCCGTGGGCGAGGTCAATGTAGTTGCAAAAATGAAGGCCACCAATGCGGTAATCGGAGGAGAAGGTAATGGCGGTATCATATATCCGGAAAGTCATTATGGTCGTGACGCTTTGGTGGGAACAGCTTTGTTCCTAATGTTGCTTTCCGAACGGGAAGGTACCGTTGCCGAGTTGCGGGCGAGTTATCCTGCTTACTTTATGAGTAAAAAGAAAATTCAATTGACACCGGATTTGGATGTTGATGCGTTATTGGAGGCCATGTACAATAAGTACAAGCATGAGGATATCAGTACGGTTGACGGGGTGAAGATTGATTTCCCGGAAAATTGGGTGCACCTTAGAAAATCAAACACCGAACCCATTATCCGTATTTATACCGAAGCAAAAAGTCAGGCCGAAGCTGATGGGTTGGCCGACCGGATTATTGAGGAAATTAAGGGGATAGCGGGTATTTGA
- a CDS encoding ACP phosphodiesterase, with amino-acid sequence MNFLAHIYLSFEDPEITLGNFFADHIRGNKYKHLPHKLQKGVLLHRAIDSFTDAHPIPRISSKRLHKNYSHYSRVIVDIYYDHFLAKNWMDYSDTPLLEFVAGFYDLLESNYDILPLGTQRMMPYMIADNWLYNYSNLEGISRVLNGMNQRTQNKSKMNLAILDLKAHYSDFENEFKSFFAELITFSQQKFNELCAS; translated from the coding sequence GTGAATTTTTTAGCCCATATCTATCTTTCCTTTGAAGACCCCGAAATTACCTTGGGCAACTTTTTTGCCGATCATATCCGTGGCAACAAATACAAGCACCTTCCCCATAAACTTCAGAAAGGGGTTTTATTGCATAGGGCCATTGATTCCTTTACGGATGCCCACCCCATTCCAAGAATAAGCAGTAAACGATTACACAAAAACTACAGTCACTATAGCAGGGTTATTGTGGACATTTACTACGATCATTTTTTGGCCAAAAACTGGATGGATTATTCGGACACCCCCTTACTGGAATTTGTAGCGGGATTCTATGATCTTTTGGAAAGCAATTATGATATATTGCCATTGGGCACGCAACGTATGATGCCCTATATGATTGCGGATAACTGGCTCTATAACTATTCCAACCTTGAAGGTATTTCCCGCGTATTGAACGGGATGAACCAACGCACACAGAATAAATCCAAAATGAATTTGGCCATTTTGGATTTAAAGGCGCACTATTCAGACTTTGAGAATGAGTTCAAATCTTTTTTTGCAGAATTGATTACCTTTTCCCAACAAAAATTCAACGAATTATGCGCAAGCTAA